From the genome of Bosea sp. Tri-49, one region includes:
- a CDS encoding MaoC family dehydratase: MAEAARHKRGGLYFEDFEIGASIEHRLTRTVTQMDNMLFSNMTLNPQPLHIDAHFCATETEWGKPLMNSLFTLGLMIGISVNDTTVGTTIGNLGMTDVTFPAPLFEGDTVNCVTEIVAKRESKSRPDAGIVDFHHRAYKQDGTLVAQCRRQAFMKKRPTEGQA; encoded by the coding sequence ATGGCGGAAGCGGCGCGGCATAAGCGGGGCGGGCTCTACTTCGAGGATTTCGAGATCGGCGCCTCGATCGAGCATCGGCTGACCCGCACGGTCACGCAGATGGACAACATGCTGTTCTCCAACATGACGCTGAATCCGCAGCCCTTGCACATCGACGCGCATTTCTGCGCGACCGAGACCGAATGGGGCAAGCCGCTGATGAACTCGCTGTTCACGCTCGGCCTGATGATCGGCATCTCGGTCAACGACACCACGGTCGGCACCACGATCGGCAATCTCGGCATGACCGACGTCACCTTCCCTGCCCCGCTCTTCGAGGGCGACACGGTGAACTGCGTCACCGAGATCGTCGCCAAGCGCGAATCGAAATCGCGGCCGGATGCCGGCATCGTCGACTTCCATCATCGCGCCTATAAGCAGGACGGCACGCTGGTGGCGCAGTGCCGCCGCCAGGCTTTCATGAAGAAGCGTCCGACAGAAGGGCAAGCCTGA
- a CDS encoding transglycosylase SLT domain-containing protein, protein MFLFSTPSPRETTPANPVVSAIKEGADKTGIGFDYLLKTAQRESALEPDAKARTSSATGLFQFIEQTWLSMMRQEGPKQGMANYAGAISEDGSGRLTVADPALREKILQLRTDPHVATVMAGALTQKNAEQLGQALGRQPQAGELYMAHVLGARGASDLIRTAGNDPTRAAARDFPEAAAANRSIFYDKAGRARSAQEVYGLLAASHANTQVAATTGAMLAQARPTGAATTATAYAADVPVVPIAAALAPDRAKGLIGLFSTEGPRTPVSKAVANLWTTPRGGNTSRTTDDDPATRYFPRVGSVATEGDSASAVRAAKMENSIASTAATSTSAPLPPSRPRDLAVADTQTASSETVAPRKPRRGPLDLSQFMLHGRRG, encoded by the coding sequence ATGTTCCTTTTCAGCACGCCGAGCCCCCGCGAGACAACGCCCGCCAATCCGGTCGTCAGCGCGATCAAGGAGGGGGCCGACAAGACCGGCATCGGCTTCGACTATCTCCTGAAGACGGCGCAACGCGAATCCGCGCTTGAACCGGATGCGAAGGCGCGCACATCGAGCGCGACCGGACTGTTCCAGTTCATCGAGCAGACCTGGCTCTCGATGATGCGCCAGGAAGGGCCGAAGCAGGGGATGGCCAATTATGCCGGCGCGATCAGCGAGGACGGCAGCGGCCGCCTGACGGTGGCCGATCCGGCGCTGCGCGAGAAGATCCTGCAATTGCGCACCGATCCGCATGTCGCGACGGTGATGGCCGGTGCGCTGACGCAGAAGAATGCCGAGCAGCTCGGCCAGGCGCTCGGGCGCCAGCCGCAGGCCGGCGAGCTCTATATGGCGCATGTGCTGGGCGCGCGTGGCGCCTCCGACCTGATCCGCACGGCCGGAAACGATCCGACCCGCGCCGCCGCCCGCGATTTCCCGGAAGCCGCTGCCGCGAACCGCTCGATCTTCTACGACAAGGCCGGCCGGGCCCGCAGCGCCCAGGAGGTCTACGGCCTGCTCGCTGCCAGCCACGCCAATACCCAGGTCGCAGCAACCACAGGTGCCATGCTGGCGCAGGCTCGCCCGACCGGCGCGGCCACGACCGCCACAGCTTACGCTGCGGACGTGCCGGTCGTGCCGATCGCCGCCGCGCTGGCGCCTGACCGGGCAAAGGGGCTGATCGGCCTGTTCTCGACCGAAGGGCCGCGCACGCCGGTCTCGAAGGCTGTCGCCAATCTCTGGACCACGCCGCGCGGCGGCAACACGTCCCGCACCACCGATGACGACCCGGCGACCCGGTATTTCCCGCGCGTTGGCAGCGTAGCGACCGAAGGCGACTCCGCCTCCGCGGTTAGGGCCGCCAAGATGGAAAACTCGATTGCTTCGACGGCCGCCACCAGCACCAGCGCCCCGTTGCCGCCGTCGCGGCCGCGTGACCTTGCCGTGGCGGATACGCAGACCGCTTCCAGCGAAACGGTTGCACCCCGCAAGCCGCGGCGCGGGCCGCTCGATCTCAGCCAGTTCATGCTTCATGGGAGGCGCGGATGA
- a CDS encoding DUF2336 domain-containing protein, with protein sequence MIVRRFLLWARTAPAEARAKGAAALAGAYLRSAMSPEDRREAETALIALVDDPSPLVRRALAEELAAAPQAPRNVVLGLIAEQSDIAALLLAQSPVLTEADLVDAAAIGDGLAQRAIAQRPWLSAGICAALAEVGVEEALVALLANPTAEMPDFSLERIFERAGEVGTVREAMLARDDLPAGLRQAIAAKVSDTLAAFVFGCGWLTEERSARLARESTERVAVALAAGGEASDAPAIVDCLRENGRLTPGVILRSLLSNEPALAEAAFAALSDLPLKRVRALLWDRRGAGLKALYRKAAMPEALLPAFAATVDALKQAGPSQRGAGGIDRELLAHVLIACESLEGPGVNALMALLRRLDAEAARDEARLLADSLADDAALALLIEADPDFLVELELDDLRDAA encoded by the coding sequence ATGATCGTCCGCCGCTTCCTGCTCTGGGCCCGCACCGCTCCGGCCGAGGCGCGGGCGAAGGGGGCCGCCGCGCTGGCGGGCGCCTATCTGCGCTCGGCAATGTCGCCCGAGGACCGGCGCGAGGCCGAGACGGCGCTGATCGCGCTGGTCGACGACCCATCGCCGCTGGTGCGACGTGCCCTCGCCGAGGAGCTCGCGGCCGCGCCGCAGGCGCCCCGCAACGTGGTGCTCGGCCTGATCGCCGAGCAGAGCGATATCGCCGCTCTGCTGCTGGCGCAGTCGCCGGTGCTGACCGAGGCCGATCTCGTCGATGCCGCTGCGATCGGTGACGGGCTGGCCCAGCGCGCGATCGCACAACGGCCCTGGTTGTCGGCCGGCATCTGCGCTGCGCTCGCCGAGGTCGGGGTCGAGGAAGCGCTGGTCGCGCTGCTCGCCAATCCGACGGCCGAGATGCCGGATTTCTCGCTAGAGCGCATCTTCGAGCGCGCAGGCGAGGTCGGCACCGTGCGCGAGGCCATGCTGGCGCGCGACGACCTGCCAGCAGGTTTGCGCCAGGCGATCGCGGCCAAGGTCTCCGATACGCTTGCCGCCTTTGTCTTCGGCTGCGGCTGGCTCACCGAGGAACGCAGCGCGCGCCTCGCCCGCGAATCGACAGAGCGGGTTGCCGTCGCACTCGCAGCCGGTGGCGAGGCGAGCGATGCACCTGCGATCGTCGACTGCCTGCGCGAGAATGGCCGCTTGACCCCCGGCGTGATCCTGCGCTCGCTGCTGAGCAATGAACCGGCTTTGGCAGAAGCTGCCTTCGCCGCGCTCTCCGACCTGCCACTGAAGCGTGTTCGCGCGCTGCTCTGGGACCGCCGCGGCGCCGGCCTCAAGGCGCTCTACCGCAAGGCAGCGATGCCCGAGGCCTTGCTGCCAGCCTTTGCCGCCACCGTTGATGCACTCAAGCAGGCCGGTCCGAGCCAACGGGGCGCGGGCGGCATCGACCGGGAGCTGTTGGCGCATGTCCTGATCGCCTGCGAGTCGCTGGAGGGGCCTGGGGTCAATGCGCTGATGGCATTGCTGCGCCGGCTCGATGCGGAAGCTGCGCGCGACGAAGCGCGGCTGCTGGCCGACTCGCTCGCCGATGACGCGGCGCTGGCGCTGCTGATCGAGGCTGATCCGGACTTTCTGGTCGAACTCGAGCTCGACGACCTGCGCGACGCGGCCTGA
- a CDS encoding ABC transporter substrate-binding protein has protein sequence MPTRRAFIAGTAAAFAVSKPNIGRGADKNVIKFVPQGDLAVVDPIWTTATVTRNHAFLAYDTLFGQDESYKAQPQMAEGALAEADGKTWTIKLRDGLTFHDGTPVLAKDCVASLNRWGKRDSFGQTLMAQTDELAAIDDKTLRFRLKKSFPLLPDALAKMTAAVPVIMPERLARTEATTQVTEVIGSGPFRFIASERQPGNRSVYEKFAGYVPRSDGKPGRTAGPKIVHVERIEWHTLPDPATAAAALQSGEIDWVEQPLPDILPLLAKDPKLEVAIKETTGSIAIMRMNHLHPPFDNPAIRRAVLTAIDQAEFMEAVGGPDKTLWRTGVGLFPPGTPMANDAGMEVLNGPRDIAKVKQALAAAGYKGEKVVLLGVTDLANLKAECEVGAEMLKRIGMNVDYQVMDWGAVVTRRANKEPPGNGGWNCFFTGWNGIDILDPVGHISLRGNGAAAWPGWPVAPKIEALREAWMEATDLAAKQKIAAELQKQAFEDVPYAPLGQYFQPTAFSRKLTGVLPSFPTFWNVKRV, from the coding sequence ATGCCGACACGTCGCGCTTTCATCGCAGGCACGGCTGCCGCCTTTGCGGTCAGCAAACCCAATATCGGCCGTGGCGCCGACAAGAACGTGATCAAGTTCGTGCCGCAGGGCGATCTTGCCGTGGTCGATCCGATCTGGACGACGGCGACCGTCACCCGCAACCACGCCTTCCTCGCCTACGACACGCTGTTCGGCCAGGATGAGAGCTACAAGGCCCAGCCGCAAATGGCCGAAGGCGCGCTCGCCGAGGCCGACGGCAAGACCTGGACGATCAAGCTGCGCGACGGCCTGACATTTCATGACGGCACGCCGGTGCTGGCGAAGGACTGCGTCGCCAGCCTGAACCGCTGGGGCAAGCGCGATTCCTTTGGCCAGACGCTGATGGCGCAGACCGACGAACTCGCCGCGATCGACGACAAGACCTTGCGCTTCCGCTTGAAGAAGTCGTTCCCACTGCTGCCGGATGCGCTCGCCAAGATGACGGCCGCAGTGCCAGTGATCATGCCGGAGCGCCTGGCCAGGACCGAGGCGACGACGCAGGTCACCGAGGTGATCGGCAGCGGGCCGTTCCGCTTCATTGCCAGCGAACGCCAGCCCGGAAACCGGTCGGTCTACGAGAAGTTCGCGGGCTATGTGCCGCGCAGCGACGGCAAGCCCGGCCGCACCGCCGGGCCGAAGATCGTCCATGTCGAACGGATCGAATGGCACACCTTGCCGGACCCCGCGACGGCGGCAGCGGCGCTGCAGAGCGGCGAGATCGACTGGGTCGAGCAGCCTCTGCCGGACATCCTGCCGCTATTGGCCAAGGACCCCAAGCTCGAAGTCGCGATCAAGGAGACGACTGGCTCGATCGCGATCATGCGGATGAACCATCTGCATCCGCCCTTCGACAATCCGGCGATCCGCCGCGCCGTGCTGACGGCGATCGACCAGGCCGAGTTCATGGAGGCAGTCGGTGGCCCCGACAAGACGTTGTGGCGCACCGGTGTCGGCCTGTTCCCGCCGGGCACGCCGATGGCAAACGATGCCGGCATGGAGGTGCTGAACGGCCCGCGCGACATCGCCAAGGTCAAGCAGGCGCTGGCGGCGGCCGGCTACAAGGGCGAGAAGGTGGTGCTGCTCGGCGTCACCGATCTCGCCAATCTCAAGGCCGAATGCGAGGTTGGTGCCGAGATGCTGAAGCGCATCGGCATGAACGTCGACTACCAGGTTATGGATTGGGGCGCGGTGGTGACGCGCCGCGCCAACAAGGAGCCGCCCGGCAATGGCGGCTGGAACTGCTTCTTCACCGGCTGGAACGGCATCGACATCCTCGATCCGGTCGGCCACATCTCGCTGCGCGGCAATGGCGCCGCGGCCTGGCCGGGCTGGCCGGTGGCGCCGAAGATCGAGGCGTTGCGCGAGGCCTGGATGGAGGCGACCGACCTGGCGGCCAAGCAGAAGATCGCGGCCGAGCTGCAGAAGCAGGCTTTCGAGGACGTGCCCTACGCGCCGCTCGGCCAGTATTTCCAGCCGACGGCGTTCAGTCGCAAGCTCACGGGTGTGCTGCCGAGTTTCCCGACCTTCTGGAACGTCAAGCGCGTCTAG
- a CDS encoding M20 family metallopeptidase — protein MTIHDPSVPALSVWVALESPTHHVPGVNGMMDLVAREVEGLPIAVERIPGRDGLGDNLILRAGVRNGEKALALMSHLDTVHPVGTSAKDLPVRVEGDRLYGPGVYDMKGGAWLALQAFKDAAKSGTVQRPLVFLFTPDEEIGSPTSRTLIEDIGREAMAVLVTEPAREGGKIVTARKGVGRFEVKLEGRPAHSGSRHADGRNAIREAAHQILAIEGMTDYGRGITTTVALVGGGTAANVIPQHAWFSVDCRVTTVADGKIMEERILGLKTHDPDVKLTITGGMNRPPYEKSAEVAALYEQARAVAAKVGFELQDCPMTGGGSDGNFTAALGIPTLDGLGIDGDGAHTLQEYALISSIAPRRALIKGLLETL, from the coding sequence ATGACCATTCACGATCCTTCCGTCCCCGCGCTCTCCGTCTGGGTTGCGCTGGAGAGCCCCACCCATCACGTGCCCGGCGTCAACGGGATGATGGACCTTGTCGCCCGGGAGGTCGAAGGCCTGCCGATCGCCGTCGAGCGCATTCCCGGCCGCGACGGGCTCGGCGACAATCTGATCCTGCGCGCCGGCGTCCGGAATGGCGAGAAGGCGCTGGCGCTGATGTCGCATCTCGACACGGTCCACCCGGTCGGGACCAGCGCCAAGGACCTGCCGGTGCGGGTGGAGGGCGACCGGCTCTACGGCCCCGGCGTCTACGACATGAAGGGCGGCGCCTGGCTGGCGCTGCAGGCCTTCAAGGACGCGGCCAAGTCCGGCACGGTGCAGCGGCCGCTGGTCTTCCTGTTCACGCCGGATGAGGAGATCGGCTCGCCGACCTCTCGTACCCTGATCGAGGATATCGGCCGCGAGGCGATGGCGGTGCTGGTGACCGAGCCGGCGCGCGAGGGCGGCAAGATCGTCACCGCGCGCAAGGGCGTCGGCCGCTTCGAGGTGAAGCTCGAGGGCCGACCGGCGCATTCCGGCTCGCGCCATGCCGACGGCCGCAACGCCATCCGTGAGGCGGCGCACCAGATCCTCGCCATCGAGGGCATGACCGATTATGGCCGCGGCATCACCACGACGGTGGCGCTGGTCGGCGGCGGCACGGCGGCGAACGTCATTCCGCAGCATGCCTGGTTCAGCGTCGACTGCCGCGTCACCACGGTGGCCGATGGCAAGATCATGGAAGAGCGCATCCTCGGGCTGAAAACCCATGATCCGGATGTGAAGCTGACGATCACCGGCGGCATGAACCGGCCGCCTTACGAGAAGTCGGCGGAGGTTGCGGCGCTCTACGAGCAGGCGCGGGCGGTGGCGGCCAAGGTCGGCTTCGAGCTGCAGGATTGCCCGATGACCGGCGGCGGCTCCGACGGCAACTTCACAGCGGCGCTCGGCATCCCGACGCTGGACGGGCTCGGCATTGACGGCGACGGCGCCCACACCTTGCAGGAATACGCGCTGATCTCCTCGATCGCGCCGCGCCGGGCGCTGATCAAGGGCCTGCTGGAGACGCTGTGA
- a CDS encoding E22 family MetX-like putative esterase, whose product MKGWIAGVLGVVGVMVTGMAQAQDLIVEKKVFELPSYTTQGGRTLKNVKVGWESYGTLNADKSNAILICHFFSGNSHAAGKYAAADAAPGYWDAIIGPGKAIDTNKYFVIASDTLVNLNTGDPKTTTTGPASIDPDTNKPYALDFPVVTIGDFVNVQKALVESLGIKKLAMIAGPSMGALQTYEWAASYPDMVGKAMAVIGAAEADAQLIAWLDVWAAPILVDPNWNKGDYYGKTPPNAGLAKALTVVTLQANHSDWTNGTFGRRPAKEGEDPAKALGNKFQVQSILDNAGEARAKVSDANHFLYLVKANQLYAAGGKSLADAMSRIKAPLLIISQPKDLVFPDEMIQRTVAEAKKAGRDVSHATIQGTRGHLDGVISMKQAESTVKAFLEK is encoded by the coding sequence ATGAAGGGCTGGATCGCGGGAGTGCTGGGTGTCGTTGGCGTGATGGTGACGGGAATGGCGCAGGCGCAGGATCTGATCGTCGAGAAGAAGGTCTTCGAGCTGCCGAGCTACACCACCCAAGGCGGGCGCACGCTGAAGAACGTCAAGGTCGGTTGGGAGAGCTACGGCACGCTCAACGCCGACAAATCCAACGCGATCCTGATCTGCCATTTCTTCTCGGGCAATTCGCACGCCGCCGGCAAGTACGCGGCCGCCGATGCCGCGCCGGGCTATTGGGACGCGATCATCGGCCCGGGCAAGGCGATCGACACCAACAAATATTTCGTCATCGCTTCCGACACGCTGGTGAACCTCAACACCGGCGACCCCAAGACCACGACCACCGGCCCGGCCTCGATCGATCCGGATACCAACAAGCCCTACGCGCTCGACTTTCCGGTCGTGACCATCGGCGATTTCGTCAATGTCCAGAAGGCTCTGGTCGAGAGTCTTGGCATCAAGAAGCTCGCCATGATCGCCGGTCCCTCGATGGGCGCGCTGCAGACCTATGAATGGGCGGCGAGCTATCCTGATATGGTCGGCAAGGCGATGGCGGTGATCGGCGCGGCCGAGGCCGACGCCCAGCTGATCGCCTGGCTCGACGTCTGGGCGGCGCCGATCCTGGTCGATCCGAACTGGAACAAGGGCGACTATTACGGCAAGACGCCGCCCAATGCCGGCCTCGCCAAGGCGCTGACTGTCGTCACTCTGCAGGCCAATCACAGCGACTGGACCAATGGCACCTTCGGCCGCCGCCCGGCCAAGGAGGGTGAGGATCCGGCCAAGGCGCTCGGCAACAAATTCCAGGTCCAGAGCATTTTGGACAATGCCGGCGAGGCCCGCGCCAAGGTCTCGGACGCCAACCATTTCCTCTATCTGGTCAAGGCCAACCAGCTCTATGCCGCCGGCGGCAAGTCGCTCGCCGATGCGATGAGCCGGATCAAGGCGCCGCTGCTGATCATCAGCCAGCCCAAGGACCTGGTCTTCCCGGACGAGATGATCCAGCGCACCGTCGCCGAGGCGAAGAAGGCCGGGCGCGACGTCAGCCACGCCACCATCCAGGGCACGCGCGGCCATCTCGACGGCGTGATCTCGATGAAGCAGGCCGAATCGACGGTGAAGGCCTTCCTGGAGAAGTGA
- a CDS encoding GNAT family N-acetyltransferase → MNAPVVTLREITAETVRTICELEPHEAQSGFVAPNAVSIAQAHFNPAAVFRAIYAGEEPVGFIMWRSDDDCASCFLWRFMIDGRHQGKGYGREAIALWLEGLPQQGYTLATLSYVPGDGGPHAFYLAQGFRDTGETRANGERLMELAL, encoded by the coding sequence TTGAACGCGCCTGTCGTCACGCTCCGGGAGATCACGGCCGAGACCGTACGCACAATCTGTGAGCTCGAGCCGCATGAGGCGCAAAGCGGCTTCGTCGCGCCCAATGCGGTCTCGATCGCGCAGGCTCATTTCAATCCCGCCGCGGTGTTCCGGGCGATCTATGCCGGCGAGGAGCCAGTCGGCTTCATCATGTGGCGGTCAGACGATGACTGCGCGAGCTGCTTCCTCTGGCGCTTCATGATCGACGGGCGTCACCAGGGCAAAGGCTATGGGCGCGAAGCGATCGCGCTCTGGCTGGAGGGCCTTCCACAGCAGGGATACACGCTCGCAACGCTGAGCTATGTGCCCGGCGATGGCGGGCCGCACGCCTTCTACCTGGCGCAAGGGTTTCGGGACACGGGCGAGACCCGCGCCAATGGCGAAAGGCTGATGGAACTGGCGCTGTAA
- a CDS encoding HD domain-containing protein: MLSIAEANALVAQHLGDAPRANHSRVVAHVMRRLAEALSQPAALWEVVGLCHDLDFFEVHGDWSRHGPLAVEWLGDRIPPEAQHAIAAHDHRTGIEADSLLADSLKAADAITVIDEKLGRQALRAIDTASPYAALRSQLGRRAYLADMVEHYALKHGFVFERLVGTVADAPEQPLLT; this comes from the coding sequence ATGCTGAGCATTGCCGAGGCGAACGCGTTGGTCGCGCAGCATCTCGGCGATGCGCCGCGGGCCAACCATTCGCGCGTCGTCGCCCATGTCATGCGCAGGCTCGCGGAGGCGCTGTCGCAGCCGGCCGCGCTCTGGGAGGTGGTCGGCCTCTGCCATGATCTCGATTTCTTCGAGGTTCACGGCGACTGGAGCCGGCATGGCCCGCTGGCGGTGGAATGGCTTGGTGACCGCATTCCACCCGAAGCCCAGCACGCGATCGCCGCCCATGACCACCGCACCGGCATCGAGGCAGATTCCCTACTTGCGGATTCGCTCAAGGCGGCCGACGCCATCACCGTCATCGACGAGAAGCTGGGGCGCCAGGCGCTGCGCGCCATCGACACTGCGAGCCCCTATGCAGCGCTGCGCTCCCAACTCGGCCGGCGCGCTTATCTCGCCGACATGGTCGAGCACTACGCGCTGAAGCATGGCTTCGTGTTCGAGCGCCTCGTCGGAACCGTCGCGGACGCGCCCGAGCAGCCTCTCCTGACCTAG
- a CDS encoding GlxA family transcriptional regulator — protein MRRIEILTFPGGQLLDVAGPLQVFATANDLAHLAGLPLPYETAVVAAESRVVTSARLELGAAPLPEPTAPLHTLVVAGGYGVNAACRDAALVAWVRQRASAAERVASVCSGAFLLAAAGLLDGKRAVTHWGRCAEFAAMFPSVRLEPDPIYIRDGAVWTSAGVTAGIDLALALVEADLGREPALAIARQLVVFLKRPGGQAQFSAALTLQEKDERFDRLHGWIVENLRGDLSLERLAGEANMSLRSFARHYRQATGRTPARAVEEIRIETARRLLEQGLPVAQAGRRCGFGSEETLRRAFLRRLGASPQAYRERFAG, from the coding sequence ATGCGCCGCATCGAGATCCTGACTTTCCCCGGCGGGCAATTGCTCGACGTCGCCGGGCCCTTGCAGGTCTTCGCCACCGCCAACGACCTCGCTCATCTCGCCGGCCTGCCCCTGCCCTATGAAACCGCGGTCGTCGCGGCCGAAAGCCGTGTCGTCACGAGCGCAAGGCTCGAACTCGGTGCAGCCCCGCTTCCCGAGCCGACCGCGCCGCTGCACACGCTGGTCGTCGCCGGCGGCTATGGCGTCAACGCCGCCTGCCGCGATGCGGCCCTGGTCGCCTGGGTCAGGCAGCGTGCCTCGGCGGCCGAGCGCGTCGCCTCTGTCTGCAGCGGCGCTTTCCTGCTCGCTGCGGCCGGGCTGCTCGACGGCAAGCGCGCCGTGACGCATTGGGGCCGCTGCGCCGAATTCGCGGCGATGTTCCCTTCCGTGCGGCTCGAGCCCGATCCGATCTATATCCGCGACGGCGCGGTCTGGACTTCGGCCGGCGTCACCGCCGGGATCGACCTGGCTCTGGCGCTGGTCGAGGCCGATCTCGGCCGCGAGCCGGCGCTTGCCATCGCCCGCCAGCTCGTCGTCTTCCTGAAGCGCCCCGGCGGCCAGGCCCAGTTCAGCGCCGCGCTGACCTTGCAGGAGAAGGACGAGCGTTTCGACCGCCTGCACGGCTGGATCGTCGAGAACCTGCGCGGCGATCTCTCGCTGGAGCGGCTGGCAGGCGAGGCGAATATGAGCCTGCGCAGCTTCGCCCGGCATTATCGCCAGGCGACAGGCCGCACCCCGGCCCGCGCCGTCGAGGAGATCAGGATCGAGACGGCGCGCCGCCTGCTCGAACAGGGGCTCCCGGTCGCCCAGGCCGGTCGCCGCTGCGGCTTCGGCTCCGAGGAGACCTTGCGCCGCGCCTTCCTGCGCCGGCTCGGAGCCAGCCCGCAGGCCTATCGCGAGCGCTTTGCGGGATAG
- a CDS encoding DJ-1/PfpI family protein, which produces MSLSFGILVFPQVQQLDLTGPYEVFASAKGAQVHLIWKDTAPLKAATGLTLTPTTTFAECPPLDVLCVPGGSGVNPLLTDEVVLAFLRERAGQVRYLTSVCTGSLVLGMAGLLKGKRATSHWNAHDLLARFGAIPTEGRVVRDGNLITAGGVTSGIDFGLSVIAELLGEEEAQVIQLSLEYAPQPPFRAGTPQEAPAAILAAARQRLAGSRAAREKLLAAL; this is translated from the coding sequence ATGTCCCTCAGCTTCGGCATCCTCGTCTTTCCGCAAGTCCAGCAGCTCGACCTGACTGGTCCCTATGAGGTCTTCGCCTCAGCCAAGGGTGCGCAGGTGCACCTGATCTGGAAGGACACGGCGCCGCTCAAGGCCGCGACCGGACTGACGCTGACGCCGACCACGACCTTCGCCGAGTGCCCGCCGCTCGACGTGCTTTGCGTGCCGGGCGGCAGCGGGGTCAACCCGCTGCTGACTGACGAGGTCGTTCTCGCTTTCCTACGCGAGCGGGCCGGGCAGGTGCGCTATCTCACCTCGGTCTGCACGGGATCGCTGGTGCTCGGTATGGCCGGATTGCTGAAAGGCAAGCGCGCGACCAGCCACTGGAACGCCCATGATCTGCTGGCGCGCTTCGGCGCCATCCCGACCGAGGGGCGCGTGGTGCGCGACGGCAATCTGATCACGGCGGGCGGCGTCACCTCCGGCATCGATTTCGGGCTGAGCGTGATCGCCGAGCTGCTCGGCGAGGAGGAGGCGCAGGTGATCCAGCTCTCGCTCGAATATGCACCGCAGCCGCCCTTCCGGGCCGGCACGCCGCAGGAGGCACCGGCCGCCATTCTGGCTGCGGCAAGGCAGCGCCTTGCCGGCTCGCGCGCTGCGCGCGAAAAGCTGCTGGCGGCGCTCTAG
- a CDS encoding gamma-glutamylcyclotransferase family protein, giving the protein MADERSILLFSYGTLQQENVQLSSFGRLLDGHDDTMPGFAQTMLEITDPEVIRTSGKRFHPVVAPSDDPADSVPGKVFSISAEELAAADRYEVADYKRISVRLASGKEAFVYVKA; this is encoded by the coding sequence ATGGCCGACGAGCGCAGCATTCTCCTGTTTTCCTATGGCACGCTGCAGCAGGAGAACGTCCAGCTGTCCTCGTTCGGGCGGCTGCTCGACGGCCATGACGACACGATGCCGGGCTTTGCCCAGACCATGCTGGAGATCACCGATCCCGAGGTGATCCGCACCAGCGGCAAGCGTTTCCATCCGGTGGTGGCGCCGAGCGACGATCCGGCCGACAGCGTGCCCGGCAAGGTCTTCAGCATCAGCGCGGAGGAGCTCGCGGCGGCCGATCGCTACGAGGTCGCCGACTACAAGCGGATCAGCGTCCGGCTGGCCTCGGGCAAGGAGGCGTTCGTCTACGTCAAGGCATAG